The stretch of DNA AACTATCANTATTAATCTGCTATAGATATATCTAAACAAATAACTATCCATGAAGACCGTCGGGTTGTTGCTTATCATTCGTCGTACTCTTTGCATCGTTACCTCTTCCGACAAAAACTATCCATGCCGGCGGCAGTAGATCCGAGGGGAATGGAAAATCATGTGATAAAAGTAAGATTCAGACGTGCTTGTATTCTCTTGGTAGTGAATTAAAGATTTCAGTTTCATGTTGTGACATTTTGAAAGAGCAGCAATCATGTCTGTGTGATGTAATTAAAACCACCAAGAGCAAAGCCCTTATCTCTCGTCTCGAATCGTGTGGTATTCCTAAACCAAAATGTTGAAGATAACAACAATATGATGCGAACACGGAACAGACTGGTCCGAGATACAAAACCGAACTAATTAAGCggtttctcattttttttttaatatgtatatataacgATTTTGCGTAATTAAATTGCATTCTAGTGTCTAATGTTTACATGAAAACTTTCTCCACATTTCCAACTTAATTCCCTTGTATTTGTAAAGTTATATTCCTATCTGTACATAAGAATCAATGATTTCATTATCATATTTTGTATTGTATATCTATttgaacaataaaataaaagatacttTTATTTACcatgatttttaatttctaaattatgtTCCTATATGTTATGCTACATGTCTTGTATGATGCTAACAAGTTGTTCTTAAAAAATCACGCACAGCGATGCAACATTCAATAATAAAGGTTATATACATCATATGTAAATAACTAAACAAAATCCGTCGTAGTCTAGCTGGTTAGGATACTCGGCTCTCACCCGAGAGACCCGGGTTCGAGTCCCGGCGACggagacattttttttaaaattgttttccaCTTTCCtattttactataaaaaaaaacggattGTGGTTCAATCTGGTTATGCAAAACCAAGGGTGAGTACCAAAATGGACTATGTTAGTCGTTAGATGTGCCATGATTAGTGTTTATGTCCATCAAAACAAGGATTAGATTCCATCATTTCATCCACGGCCTTCTTTTTTTCATCAGCACAAGCATCCTCCATGTTCATCTGTTCGATTCTTAGTAACAAATCAAAAATTTGATGCGTAGACATGACTAATTAAAGCGGAAAGACTAGGTaactcaatcaaatcaaatataatgCACATAAGATGTACATGACAGACAAATAAACATTACTTGTtgggttattattatttaacttgtaagtttattttttgattgctaagtgattaattttttcattcaaaaaaataaaaataaataaatggttaATTTGATGCATTTCGATTGTTTTTGACAAAGGTTTGAATTTGGTGAAAATACACTAATTTGACTTGAAACTGAAGTGGGATACATTGTTCACATGCGAAAGAAGCATATCGGGAGAACCTCCTCAGGCTCAGGGTAAATATAGTTTAAGTTTTAACAGGTTAAGTATAGAATAACCGAAGATAAAGCTCAGATAAAATATTGTCTAACGGCCgggttggtttgtgttttacATAGCTGAAGTTGCAACTGAGCTGCTGCTGGCTGTAACTAACATGGAGAATGATGCTAGTGCTGAGCAAAAAGAGAAGGCCATACATGAATTGATGGAATCGGCCACACGGTTGCTAAATGAGTCTGGCATTGGTGAGGAAGAGATAATGAAGTTCCAGAAAGATGTGACTGATGCCATTTTGGCAATTGAAAAGCTGGGCAAGGAAGACAAAGATGTCTAGACTAAGAAGATTAGACTGGAGTGATGCTGAGGGACTGCTGCGTGATATGATTGAAAGGCGGATCAATCCTAATTTTTTCACTTTCAAAACTTTGATTTCAACGAAGGGAAGTTCTctgtgtttgttattttttatgtgaaACTTCACTGgttcttttgaattttgaaactCAGCCATTATTAACTTATTaggaattttgttattttttatgtgaaACTTCAGTTAAGTTCTTTCGAATTTTGAGACTCAGCCGCCATTATTATTACCTTATCATTcagtttatgtaattttatggtTAGGCTGCTTCAGATTGACGACGCACTAGGTGTTCTCTGAACCAACCATTCCCTCCTTTTGTCTTAACTAGAAGTTGGTTTGATTAAATTTAAACAGGTAATGTTTATACAATTAATcacttaaatttaatttattaatcatttAAGCAATAGTCTGTCTAATTTTGGCACACACCCTCCATTAGCTAAATGGTAAATCAAACcggaaccggaaccggaaccggaaccgATTAGATTTCCTGAGATCAGTTTCAAATCATTTGGTTAGTTCAAATTCGTTCACTTGGGCCTTCTATTTTGGCTGTTCTTTATTTTAAGTCCTAATTTTTGCCTTTATtaaacggttttttttttttttttttttttcaattaagtGTGAGAGACTCAGAGTGGTGGTCGTCGGAGGAATCCTAAATGCAGCTGTGATCTTTACTTCCAATTCTGAAAAATCTGCGGGTCTTTTCTTGAGGTATTAAgttacatgtttctttttcttttgttatattctTGCTTGATTGTACAATTTGTACTTCTTGTGTTGCTGATAAATCTCATTTCTTTTAAGAGAAATTTTAGCTTGCTCTATTAGGGTTCCTTATACTTGTGAGAGAAATCAGGGAAATTATTTCGGTTCTTTCTTGCTTCTACTGTTGGGATGTTGCTAGTACTGATGCTGGGCACGGGACGGGTACCCTTGAATTTTCTCCGAccctttactcgtcccgaccctaacgggtaacagaaaaaatttactCATATTCGACCCTTAAATAACGGGTACCCGGAGAAATGGGTACccggtaaaaaatagttgatcctttactcgtcccgaccATTTATTATTACCCGGAAAACGAGTACccgataaaaaaatgttaataatcgcaataataattttatcttttgaaatccaaaaaatgaaaaattcataaatttatgcaatatatagttccaaaattataaaattacgaattttgaaaataaaaataatatattaattcagttaggctaagttgaacttaggttttaactctaactctataaattaataataataataatacaaaatattaacgggtaTTTACGGGTCGGATAGCAAAACGGGTAAAGGGCCGAGTAACGGGACGagtattgaaaactaaactaataccctatactcgtcccttactcacggtaatataaatataataccctttactcgaccctaaagctgcgggtaccctTTTTTTTAGGACGGGTACGAGCCGAGTAACGGGTCGAGTACGGGTAACGGGTATTAGTGCCCAGGCCTAGCTAGTACCCTTTTGTATGTGGCTACTAGGTCTATGTAATTTGGTGAATGTGAAGTTGTGGAGTTAAGATAGAGCTActtcattttctgtttttgggGAATGTgttgtatatatgtgtgtgtatatgcATCTATAGTTTTATGTTATACGACTGAAAAATTGAAATGTTGGAGCAGGTGTTGGTGTTGATAAGCCAAATCCATGGGCATTTGATACAACTCAGTTCGATAACATTCTCAAGAAAATTGAAAGTggtaatgtttgttttttaactaaTCCCTTTGAAATAAATTGGAAGTAGGTTTTAGTCTTAATTTTGTTCTGTTTGTTATTTGCAGCAAGCAGCACCTACCAAGACTGGCAAGAATGATGATGGTAAAACTACTTCTTAGTAACTTCAGTTATTTCTTTCTTGATTATTGACGTAGTTagtttaatctttctaatatTTGTGTTTCTGTGGCATATGATAATAGGTTCGGATGAGGAAGATGAAAAGTGTAGATGGTGCCAAATCTGAGCCTGCCAAGTTGAAGATTGTTGCTAAAGCCACTCGCCAACAAGGAAGGTATAAACGTAAAGAGAAAGGGAAGCTTGTCAATTCTTACTCATCTAAAGATCTTGAAGGAATCCTGGTAAGCTTGCTATCAAATCACTTCTGTCATACTTTTATCCGTTCATGGCCAGGATTCATGTCTATTAGCATTACTCATAATTTCTACgtattgtttatttttgcataatttcaGGATTTTCTCTGCTATGACTATTATGTAAAGATATTGCGTTAGGAAAATAAGACTCTAACTTATGctaaattatttgattgttttctaGGTTAAGCGAACTATGGATATTGAAATTATATCTGAGGATAAACATGCTACTGTTAAAAGGTGATAGATTGTACCCAAATCATTGAGCTGATAATGTATGGATCTTTTGGGCTGAACAGAAGAACCTTCTTCGGACTGGTGGGGAAATAAATTCGGGTTTGTCTCAGGCGGTCTTCTTGGGGCCAAGTcaggaaaaaagaaattaaaggcTAGCGAGAGAAAAATGTTTAGTGAGAATGATCAAGAGAATCTTTACAACATGGTTCaggtatgttttgtttgtctccGTCCACTCTTCTGTCCAAGCTGTTTGTGGAATATAGGTTGGCATCTAACATCTTGATGCCGTGAAAATGTCATGTAGGATAAAGCTACGGCTGGAAAACAAGGACTGGGTATCAAAGACCGGCCAAAGAAAATAGCCGATGTTCGTTACGAAGGGAAGAAAACATCTTTTGATAACAGTGATGATaatgatgacgaagaagaagaagaagatgaagaagaagaagaagagagtgtagAAGATGAGGACAAAGTTTCTGTTATCGAAAAATCTCTTCCTGTGAAAAGGAAGCACGATGAAATTGTTGAACCCAAATTCAAGTTAAAGAACCTCTGGAAGCAAATTCTTAAAAAGGTTTGTTGTCAATTTACTTTAAACAGTCACTTCTATAACATCCCAGTATCCCACTCATGACCTATATGTATATGTGCAAAAACATTTGTCAGGATGCTGGTAGTGGTGGATCAATGAAGCTCAAACAGCTAAAGTCTCTGATCGATGAACAAGCACCATCAGTTCTTTCAAAGTTCTCTTCAAGAAAAGATGCTATTGCCTACTTGAAGCTTAAGGTAAAATACAAATCTTAGCTTATCTTTTAGACAACCCTGAGGCTCGTAAATGGTTAGACCAATTCCCTCAAAATCTGTGGGCTCTGGTTCATGACAATGGTCGGAGATATGGAATCATGGAGATAAATACAAAGGCTTTGTTTGCAGTTTGTAAAGCATTTGAGCTGGCTGATCATGTAGTGACAGGTTCAGTGCTGCTTCTATTTGATGAGCTGAGATccttttttgagtcttttagtTTTAGCCGTAGTTCTCTTAACTGCGGCGATGTGTACACCGAACCTGTCATGGACAAGCTTGAAGAATTCAGGATGTTTCGTTACTTACAATTACACTGTAATGCCGGTAGACAATAATGCGTTTCAGGTCACAACACCGTTACAAAAGGATGAATGGATTGTTCAGCTGAGCGATTGCACCTGCTCGTGTGGCGAGTTTCAACGTTGCAAGTTCCCTTGTTTACATGCTCTAGCCGTCTGCAAGAAGATGAAGTTCAACCCTTTGCAGTATGTGGACGACTGCTACACTCTTCAACGGTTAAACAGAACTTACGCCTCCAATTTTTCTGATGTTCCGGAAATATCAGCGTGGCCAGAAGCTTCTGGAGTTCCGAGATTGCTTCCTCCTGTCATTCCGCCGCCACAGGAGCCATCGCCACCACTACAAATAACGTGTCGTCAGGTACCAAACGCAAAACTACTCGCCGCGCTACTAAGAAGAAGAGCTGAAAGATGGATTTGAGTTGACCCGAGCAGGGCATTTTGTTGGATTATTAAGTAGTatcttttgacttttgagaaGTAGGAGTCATCCGGTTCATGTTGTATAACGTAGATATAATGTGTTGCTACTTTTTTTACATGTCCAGTCCAGttatctacttcttcttctccttctttacGAACTCTTTCTCTGAGGTCTAACTTCTTTGACAAAGTTTTTATCCAAATTCAAGAAATCGAATagtaaataaatcaaacttttgTTCTTGTAGCCCAAGTAAAAAATATGGATGTTTTCCATTATATATAGGGAAAACCCCAAGCGACAGGCGGTACGCACCCTATATATACAGCAGTATACAGCCAATAATAGCAGCATTGACGGAACTCACCCAAACGCGAGAATCTGCCGCTTGATAATGACTCTGTTTCAATCTTCGGATCTTCAAGGTTCTTACACCAAGACGTACCCCAAGAAAGGATGTCCAGGGCTGATGCTTTTTCCGAAAAAAGGAGGTTGTGCGCTGTACAACACGGAAGAAGGCAAGATCGAAAGGTACCTGGGAGACTTCCCCGGGCATCGATTCCTTGCAAACTCGGGTAATTGGTTCTTGGTGTTAGATTCTGAATCCAATTTATATATCATAGATGTGTTTAGCCAAAAAAGGATCTCTCTTCCGTCTCTAGAGTCGATTAGGTCAAGTACTAGTAGTATTGTCAATCGTGTTGTGGGAGATACAAGAAGATTTGTGTGGAAAGATAGTGAGCGTGTCTTCGAAGACCTGAGTTCTGATCTTGTGAGGGGCCTTTTGTGGGTAGACGAGAGTGGCAAAGAGTTTGTTGTGGTGTGGTTCTTTGACCTCCCTGGCCACGCTTATATATGCTTTTGCAAGCAAGGGGATACTCATTACACTGACATTCCTCTATTTCACCGAGACTCCCACTGGTTGGATGGCTTATCTGAAATGGTACTACAGGGTTACCGTCTATACATCACTACAAATCGTCGTTATGTTCGGGTCCTAGATCTATCTGGACAGGAGCAAGGTTTCTACAAGGACATCACCGATGGTACACCATTCCCAATGCTTTCTCGTCATGAATCATGGGACTCTAGCATTGCGGTTACTACATCAGGGGAGGTTTTGTTGGTTGAGAGTGATCCATGCAATAGGACCTTCTTCCGCCTCTACAAGAAGAATCTTAACATGGAAAACCCAGATGCCTCCAGCCACACGGTTCTTGAGGTAGATTCTCTTGGTGGTGAGGCTCTGTTTCTTGACTTGGGTTTCACTGTTCCTGCTAACGCTTCCCTTGGTATCGAACCAGACTCCATCTATTTTACCCGTCACTACCGTCCCTGCCATTGCACTCGTCGTGACCTTGACATCTGTGTGTACAATCTTGCTAACAAGACCATCAAACGCGTTCCTCTTGGCGACATGGATCTCATGGATGCTCGCTGGTTTCTCCGTGGTTCTACTTGAAATTTCCACACTGTCTGTTCTATTTGTCCTTTCTGTTTGGTTGCCgttgaataatattattatgataTTGTCTGACTTGCTTCCCACTGTTGAGTTAACATAGGATCTTGCTGGACATTTAAAATTTTCGCTctgttgttatttattttcacttttgtttcttttaaaaccAAGCTTTCGGAAGTCATTTACATCAGAGTTGAGAGGAACAAAACGTCTATTAAGAGAGAATGAGAAGATAACTAGTGCTTGAATCATAGTTTCACAAAAAGTCCTATGCGCTCATATTGCCAACTACTATTAGTTTGGTTTTCTCAAGTTGTTAGCTTCGTCTCCATTCCCACTTTTTACATGCGCTACTAAGAAGAAGAGCTGAAAAATGGATTAATTGAGTCGAACCGAGCCAGGCACTTTTGTGGATTACATAAACTGGTTAGTGTGATTTTGTAGTATCTTTTGACTATTGAGAAGTAGTATTAATCCAATTCAGGTTGTATCTTGCTGCTCTTTTATGTATTGCTGCTTCTACGTCGGAATTGTAATCGCAccatctacttcttcttcttcttctttactaacTCTTTCCCAATTGCTCATTTAGACGTCTACAATTCTTTTATCTGCGAGGAGGCTTAATGTGGACGAAATCATCCAAATTGAAGAAATcgaatagaaaacaaaagtttgatgtataaatttttttttaaaaacaagaaaaaatatttttgaccaaaaaaaaaacaagaaaaaaatattaataaatcattGGGACATGAACTTTAGGCGGGAATCTTGAACTTTTGTTTGAACGGACTAAACTCTAATGGGCTTTCTTCTTTCGGCCCAattgtacttttatttttctactgTACTTTTTTGAAATGCTATATTCGTGAgctgagtttttgtttgtctgaaaaatcaaagcttttggTCTTCATCGGCGTCACATCACCGGAAGAAACGGTGAAATTACTGAGTTTTCTGAGAAATCCAAGCTTTCCCATTTCGAAAaattcttccttttttattttccagGTGCGACTTTACAAGTCTTAGCTTGAGTATCAGTGTTTAGGGTTCATGTTTTCTGAATGGGTTTATCTGCTTCTATCTATCCATAAAATGCTTTAGCCTTCCTTTTAGATAttgtgttttgggttttgtatgTTACGAGTTTAGGCCTGAAaaagtttacatttttctttgaattcaCTGCAGGACTGTTGTGCTCATGGCGATGGAAACCTTGAGAGAAAAGGTTACGGTGTTGTGTTACACGAATGGTTCTATTAAGTATGGTCCTGATGGCGTATACTATGAAGGATCTACTCCTAAGAAGATCAGAGTTAGGGTTAAGACTGAGTTAAGCACATTGTTGAATGCCCTTTATCCAATTTTCGGATTAGATAAGCAGAGATCAAAGATTGAAATCTTTGGTAGGTTACCTGTCGTTGTTTCACCACATCTCTCTATGTATGCACACTTTCCTGTGGTGAACGACTCTAGTTTAGAGACTATGCTTGAGGTTCCAAGCAATCATCCTTCTATTAAAGATGCGGAGTTGTATTTGGAAGTTAAATCGACATCTAATGGAGTTTATGATCCTGCTGCTTGTTCATCTCCATTGGAGAGTCCGGTTAGTTCCTTGAAAAGACAGAGGACCCAACAACCGCAAGTAGCTACTGGTTCTGTGACACATCCTCCATCTGTTAAATTAGAGAGGGATAATGGGTTATAGGTTCAGGGATTGGCAGATGCTGCCTTTAGAAACGGTAGCACTCATCATGCAGATGAAGATAGAGAAATGACGGAAGCAAACTCAAGTTTGGATGGGGTGGAGCAGGTTGTTAATTTGACAGCAAATAATGTGTCAGATTTAGAGGCATCGGTGAATGCGTGCTTAGATAAAGGTGTCGAGTCAAGTGCTTCAAATCCGTGGTCTCTGTCCAGTTTGTGGGTTGATGATCATGAATTGCGTGTAGGGTTGTGTTTTAAAGACAGAGATGAGTTGAAGAAGACAGTGGACTGGTGCTCCATAAGAGGGCGGCAAAAGTGTGTAGTAAGAGAGACCGAGAAGGACGCATTTACCTTTGAGTGCATCAGATGGAAATGCAAGTGGTCGCTTTGCGCAGCTAGAATGGCAGAGCACGGACTTGTAGAGATAACCAAGTTTACTGGTCCACATACTTGTTGTCCTATAAGGCCAGATAATTTTGACCTGGAATTTGCAGCAGAGGAGATTGAATGTCTGATCAGGGTACAACCCACACTAACAATTGCAGAGTTGAAAAATTGGTGGTTTGGAAAATTTGGCGACATGCTTGAAACTTCAGAAATGcaagaagcaaaacaagaaGTGATCAAAAAGGTATATGGAGACTGGGATCAGAGTTTCAGAGTATTACCCAAATTAATGGCTGCGTTTCACTTATCTAATGGGCTACTTGTGGACTGGCAATACGATCTTTTTCCAAATCCTGAATTTGCATCCTTTCGTGGTGTGTTTTGGGCGTTTCCACAGTCCATTGAAGGTTTTCGACACTGTAGACCTCTGATCATAGTGGACACTAAAGACTTGAACGGTAAGTACCCTATGAAGTTGATGATTGCCTCAGGAATGGAAGCTGATGATGGCTGTTTCCCGCTTGCATTTGCGGTTACCACAGAATTGTCTTCAGATAGTTGGCGTTGGTTTCTTACTGAAATCAGAGAGAAGGTGACACAAAGGAAAGACATTTGCCTCATCTCTAGTCCCCACCCGGACATACTCGCTGTTATTAACGAACCTGGGTCCCGTTGGCAAGAACCCTGGGCTTATCACAGGTTTTGTCTGGATTATTTCTGCTCCCGATTCCATGATGTTTTTCAAGATGACTACCTGAAGAGCCTTGTGGAAGAGGCTGGAT from Camelina sativa cultivar DH55 chromosome 9, Cs, whole genome shotgun sequence encodes:
- the LOC104714784 gene encoding LOW QUALITY PROTEIN: non-specific lipid-transfer protein 2 (The sequence of the model RefSeq protein was modified relative to this genomic sequence to represent the inferred CDS: inserted 2 bases in 1 codon; deleted 1 base in 1 codon), whose amino-acid sequence is MKTVGLLLIXFVVLFASLPLPTKTIHAGGSRSEGNGKSCDKSKIQTCLYSLGSELKISVSCCDILKEQQSCLCDVIKTTKSKALISRLESCGIPKPKCEDNNNMMRTRNRLVRDTKPN
- the LOC104716091 gene encoding F-box protein At5g25290-like codes for the protein MTLFQSSDLQGSYTKTYPKKGCPGLMLFPKKGGCALYNTEEGKIERYLGDFPGHRFLANSGNWFLVLDSESNLYIIDVFSQKRISLPSLESIRSSTSSIVNRVVGDTRRFVWKDSERVFEDLSSDLVRGLLWVDESGKEFVVVWFFDLPGHAYICFCKQGDTHYTDIPLFHRDSHWLDGLSEMVLQGYRLYITTNRRYVRVLDLSGQEQGFYKDITDGTPFPMLSRHESWDSSIAVTTSGEVLLVESDPCNRTFFRLYKKNLNMENPDASSHTVLEVDSLGGEALFLDLGFTVPANASLGIEPDSIYFTRHYRPCHCTRRDLDICVYNLANKTIKRVPLGDMDLMDARWFLRGST
- the LOC104714786 gene encoding uncharacterized protein LOC104714786, coding for MTEANSSLDGVEQVVNLTANNVSDLEASVNACLDKGVESSASNPWSLSSLWVDDHELRVGLCFKDRDELKKTVDWCSIRGRQKCVVRETEKDAFTFECIRWKCKWSLCAARMAEHGLVEITKFTGPHTCCPIRPDNFDLEFAAEEIECLIRVQPTLTIAELKNWWFGKFGDMLETSEMQEAKQEVIKKVYGDWDQSFRVLPKLMAAFHLSNGLLVDWQYDLFPNPEFASFRGVFWAFPQSIEGFRHCRPLIIVDTKDLNGKYPMKLMIASGMEADDGCFPLAFAVTTELSSDSWRWFLTEIREKVTQRKDICLISSPHPDILAVINEPGSRWQEPWAYHRFCLDYFCSRFHDVFQDDYLKSLVEEAGSTNQEEEFDSYMKDIEKKNLEARKWLDQFPQSQWALAHDSGRRYRVMTIETENVFAICESFQSLGLPVTATVLLLFDEMRLFFKTGLCDSSGRVNRGEMYTKPVMDKLEELMTDSITHVIMPLEKGAFQVTEPLQNDEWIVRLNECTCTCGKFQSNKFPCLHVLAVCEKLKINPLQYVDNCYTLDRLYKTYAATFSPVPEVSAWPEASGVPTLFPPVILPPPNNSVNDKTKEPPSDEDLRNAVVDILKVVDFKTTAFADILKRLAEKFETDLTPQKLSIKEMIQNELQTKQMRSGASK